From Rhododendron vialii isolate Sample 1 chromosome 10a, ASM3025357v1, the proteins below share one genomic window:
- the LOC131302602 gene encoding probable histone chaperone ASF1A → MSAVNITNVTVLNNPASFLAPFQFEISYECVTPLKDDIEWKLTYVGSAEDETYDQVLESVLVGPVNVGNYRFVFEADPPDPSKIREDDIIGVTVLLLTCSYLGQEFIRVGYYVNNDYEDAQLREEPPAKVLIDKVQRDILSDKPRVTKFPINFHSENSESGVQDPSQDCQAQVDGNEEEVQVSGSPPDCDTQVDGNDEDEQVSASPDKPSNGEIL, encoded by the exons ATGAGTGCCGTGAACATCACCAACGTTACCGTATTGAACAACCCGGCGTCGTTTCTCGCCCCATTCCAGTTCGAAATCTCTTACGAATGCGTCACTCCTCTAAAAGACG ATATTGAATGGAAACTCACTTATGTGGGATCTGCTGAGGATGAAACTTATGATCAAGTTTTAGAAAGCGTACTTGTTGGGCCTGTCAACGTTGGGAACTATCGTTTTGTCTTTGAG GCGGATCCCCCAGATCCTTCAAAGATCCGTGAAGATGACATAATTGGCGTGACGGTGCTCCTATTGACATGTTCTTATCTAGGTCAGGAATTTATTCGAGTGGGCTATTATGTAAACAACGATTACGAGGATGCACAGCTAAGAGAGGAACCTCCTGCCAAGGTGTTGATTGATAAGGTCCAAAGAGATATATTATCCGACAAACCCAGAGTTACGAAGTTCCCCATCAATTTCCACTCTGAAAACAGTGAAAGTGGAGTACAAGACCCTTCGCAAGATTGTCAGGCTCAAGTAGATGGAAACGAAGAAGAGGTGCAAGTGTCTGGTTCACCGCCAGATTGTGACACTCAAGTAGATGGAAACGACGAAGACGAGCAAGTGTCTGCTTCACCTGATAAGCCCTCAAATGGTGAAATACTTTAG